One Salmo salar chromosome ssa01, Ssal_v3.1, whole genome shotgun sequence DNA window includes the following coding sequences:
- the ctxn3 gene encoding cortexin-3 yields MRDGAGFMRMPEHPLWEPRSLAAQHLSSWMTEGEPFTSPLSLLHSAGGQRLSSSSSSSVATTALVAAMTLEQKTTFALVLFLFGVLLILIVRCFRILLDPYRSMPTSTWADGLDGLEKGQFDYTLA; encoded by the coding sequence atgagggatggggctggctTCATGAGGATGCCAGAGCACCCCCTGTGGGAGCCCCGTAGCCTAGCcgcccagcacctctcctcctggATGACGGAGGGTGAgcccttcacctctcctctctccctgctgcacTCTGCCGGAGGACAGCGCCTCTCCTCGTCCTCTTCCTCATCAGTGGCCACTACTGCTCTTGTCGCCGCCATGACCCTGGAGCAGAAGACCACCTTCGCCCTGGTCCTCTTCCTCTTCGGTGTCCTCCTCATCCTAATCGTGCGGTGCTTCCGCATTCTGCTGGACCCCTACCGCAGCATGCCCACCTCCACCTGGGCAGACGGCCTGGACGGGCTGGAGAAGGGCCAGTTCGACTATACACTGGCATAG